From Bos indicus isolate NIAB-ARS_2022 breed Sahiwal x Tharparkar chromosome X, NIAB-ARS_B.indTharparkar_mat_pri_1.0, whole genome shotgun sequence:
CCTTTGTGCTCATTCTTTCTAGtccatttaaaaatcactggaGAGTTTAAGATGACAGCTGATGAAAATTGGACTTTATTAAGGTCTTTCAGTCTTCTAAAGGAGGAAGGCCAAACTTTGGCTGTAGTTGCTTGTCATTTTAAGGATGTCTTCAAAATGTACAGGGGCTAAAGTTATCCCGCAGGCAGTAGTTTTGAGTTTAAGATAGCTGTATttaagtttgggggagaataatggaaaaacaaaaaatgaatcaCTTTTGAGTGGTGGTTCTCACACTGTTCATTTTTAGGGCAGTTCCTAGAGCTGTACCTCTTACCTGGTCTCTTTCCTACTCTGTATCTTTGTATTATTTCATATAATACTTGAAAAACAAGTCATGTAGCATTAAAAGCAAAGTACTACTGAACAAAATGATAAATGTCTTCTTAACCCTTGCTCTTCTAATTACAGGAACCTTTAAGCTTACAATAGAATTCACTGAGGAATATCCAAATAAGCCACCAACGGTTAGATTTGTCTCTAAGATGTTCCATCCAAATGGCAAGTATCACTTTTTAATAGAGTATTCTAAACTGCTGTACTGTTTATTCCACATTTCCTATTTATTTGTCTGTAGTACATGAGTATTTGTGTAGGAATCTTGCTGTTTTCTGAAAGCTGGTCTTGCTCATGGTGGCCTATTGCTGTCTTGGTTTAGGTCCTAGAATGAAGCCAGGAAGGGACACTGCATTTGTTTGGAATCTGAGAGCCTTCTGGTTTTGatgattttataatttacttaataaacaaaaataaaggtgTCCTTGAGGTTTCCTTTTAATGTAAGGCCAGATTTGGGTAGTTTTGTGTTGTAATTATATTCACTAGCATTTAAAACAACCGTTCTCAGCTTTGGTTGCATATCAGAATTAGCATGGAACATTTAAAAGCTATGGATGCCCTGGCCTCACTCCAGACCTGCTGAATATCAGATTCTGGTTGAGGTTCAGGTATACAGTGTATTAGAAAGTACCACAGGTGAGTCTAACCTAGTACTTCACTTTTCTCCCTTCCTAGTAGCAAGCCTAGAACAACTTGCCTTTTATTCAGGTTAATATTTCCAGGGCATcagatatttttatcttcatgCCAAAACGAAACTTTGTGAACTCTGAGCTATCTTTTGTTATTTCAGAGAAGAGGTAGTGTTTAGAAATTTGGTGGAATGAATTTCCCATACATCTGTGGATGACTAGGAACcctgtttaaaaaatatgtgtggtTTCCTGGGTAACAGGACAGTCTTTTCAGAATAACAAGCACTAAGTATCTTCCAGTTTTACACAAATTATATTTGACATTCTCTGATCATCCCAGTTGTTTCACTAGTAGTGATTATGACACTTCTTTTAGGAATATAATTGAGAAGCAGCTTAGGAATCTTTTTAAACCTCCAAAGCAAAGTATTCTTGACTCTATTTGTCTTGACTATGATGTTAAAACCTTAATGGTTTTATTATGTTTAACATAACCTACTTCTATGCTTTTAGTCTATGCAGATGGTAGCATATGTCTGGACATACTTCAGAACCGTTGGAGTCCAACCTATGATGTGTCTTCCATTTTAACATCCATACAGGTGAATTTTCCTTAATGTGACTATcctttgatacatttatattagCAATTGTTTTTTGAAAGTCATAAGTAAAAAGTAGGTCATTAAGACCTAAGCCACCAGAAAACATATTTGCCTAGCTATAGCAGACTAATGTAACTGAAGATTATTATGCTGAGAGCAAATTTAGCTGCTACCTAGGATAATTCAAGTGATTATATCTAGGCTTGTTACAAATTGTCTCTATAGTCTCTACTGGATGAACCCAGTAGAGGAACTGAGGAACTGACTTGTTACAAATTGTCTCTATAGTCTCTACTGGATGAACCCAATCCCAATAGTCCAGCAAATAGCCAGGCTGCTCAGCTGTACCAGGAGAACAAGCGGGAGTATGAAAAACGTGTTTCTGCGATAGTAGAACAGAGCTGGCGTGACTGTTGACCTGGGTGGAAgaaaagcagcagcagtcataaGGAAAATATGTATTGATGTGTCTGTTCTTCAGTGTCATTACATTTActttattaaaagcaaaatagctgttgTGCTGTTTCCATTGTCCTTTGCCAAGCTTTTCCTATCCCTTCTACCTTCTCCTTAAACATCAGAGAACACCCTCTATGAGATCAAATGTACTGTACCTGGGTTACGTGCAAAAATTACTAATGCTTACTTTCCCTTCTCTTGTATCTTATTTCCAGTTTTAGGGCAGTTTTGTGTTATTCTACTTTACACTaagcttttaaaattgttttacaagTGGTGCTTATGCATAGCTTGATGACCGGAATGTTTTTAACAAAATGATTGCTGAAGCCTTCACCCTGGCTGGTCCTTCACTTGTGTTAGATTTAGAAATGAATTTTTGGAATATGGCATGTAGAAAACAGGGAAACAAATCCTTGTAAACATCCACTTTGAAAGAGCAGTGGAAGCTTAAAAGGCTATGATACTAAGATTTAATCAATATGAACTATTTTTTACTGTAGGAAGGAGAATTTAAAAGACTTGGCCAAAGGAGTGCCACAATTATGATAACTCACACATTCTCTCCTTGCAAGATACTCACTGGACACACCCAAAGTAAGTTTCAGAATACTGCAGTCTTCtggattttcactttttaaagaggTGTGGGAGCAGAGGAATGGAAACAATCATTAGTTTTTAATTAAGCTAGGAAGGTTGGAGAAActttaatctttttaaaggaGCTGTTCTGCCCTATGTAAACAAATTTATAATCccacattgtttttcttttaattaacccAAGGAAGGGAACATATCTGTGGCAAACTATTTTCCACTCAAATCCTCAGTTAATGCTGCATGCTTtagtttcttcttccctttcagtATTATAAGAACATTAAAATCAATGTTTGCAgtcttttctttgaatatttataCTTTTAGACAGACAGTACCCTTACGTAGCAGTGTGGGACAAGGCTTGTAAATGTTTGGTCTGATGCTCCATTGACACCTTTTGTGCATTTATCACTCTTTTAAATCTAACTTTGCATAAGTAACCCAtgtaaaaaatgtacatttttcaaaacttgtaaataaaaataaccttaaaattTTGTAGTCAACGTATAATTACGTTTTAGCTGAGTATGAATACAGATCCtgggagagggaaaagagaagataTTGCTGGAGAGGACCTTTATTCTTTTCAGTCTTAAgtatttcatgctttttaaaacattctaacaGAATGTAAAACTATTCAGAGTTGTTTCAGCATATATTATAGGCAGTTAAGGGAGTGAAACTGCTACGTGGGGAGAATTAACCTGGAGATTTACCATCATCCTAAGAGACCAAGGTCTAACATTGATCCTGACATTCCACCTCTTAAAAAAAGccttagcttaaaaaaaaaactactataaaatggtattttaagTCTCAAGTAAAGTTTGGGAATACAGGTATCATCAGTGTTAACCTTGTTTAAACAAAAactttcttctgaggagcaaccTAGTTCATTTTATAGAGACGAGGACAATGACTGGAAATTCACTTCTTCACTTGGTGGGAGGTGGTGATAAATGAAATCTAAGTCCTTCTGGTGTATTTAAAGGAGCTTCAACATGAGGGAGCTCATCCTGCACTGAACACACCAACTGGTTCGATTCACCTGGGAACAACATCCTTAGTAAGTTCATTTCTGCTTCTTAGTAGAATGACATTAAATCAGTCTTTATTTGGCAGAGTAGTTTTACATAAATTTCTTCATCCTACTGTggctgggttgtttttttttttgggctgtgccacatggcttatGGGAGCTTAGATCCGTAACCAGGGACTGATcatgggccatggcagtgaaagtgcccaAGTCTTaatcgctggaccaccagggaattcctgtggTTGGGTATCTTGAACATTGACACTGTTACTCATACTTGAAAAAATTAAGGTGAGATTAGGAAtatgcatgtttatttttttttctttcgtaTACCTCCTGAGAAACACTATTCCAGTATCTTTCATGGGATAATCCTTTTAAAATCTTACAACAGCATCAACAAACTGACTTCCCCAAAGCATCATATCCATGGTCAAAAGCACCACAAATCATTCAAAATTTAATACagatttgccttttttctttacagttttttttaaacaaatgccaCAGGCTAACAACACCATACACTAATTTATAACaatcataaatttaaaacatatatgtgAGGTCCCCTTTCAAATGGCAGATTGAACTTGAATCTTCAATTCTGCACCTGCATGTATGGCAAAGGGGGTATGATGAAGAGCTAGAGTTGTAATTAAGAGTCCCTTATTTAGAACCCATCTCCAGCTTCAAGAGTTACTCATAGCACAGTGAATAATGTACTGTATACTACTTTTAAAAGAATCCCAACAATGCATGAAATTTCCATTCATTTTGTAATcaaaggggagggaaaaaaatctaaaaagtagATCTGTGAGCCTTAatgctataaatatatatgtaactgaaaacAGAGTTAGTTCCTCAGTATAATTTATTCAAACAAAACTTAGAGCTGCTCATGTACCTGTGCAGGTTTTATAGCAAGGTTACAGTACTGGGTTAAAAATGCCTGCTGTCTCATGtctcaaagaaagggaaaatataagaACCAACAAAAAGGGGACACAATAGAACAGCAAGGTTGTCAGCAGCTCATTCTTGCCAACCCCATTTCTCAACATATTCTCAAGCAGAGTTAGatgatttaaatttcatttatcacCACCCCTCCCACCAAGTTAAGAAGTGAATTTCCAGTTAGATGAATTTCCACATTAATACCAAGGCTGATCCTAAGAAGTTAGGAAATCTGGACCCTCAAACTGAGAACCAAATATATACTTGGCCCCATTGTTTCAGAGCTTAACTAACTACACTGATATTCTATTCGTTTTAACTTATACAAATAAACCAGATTTATATAACATTACCCTACTCCTCTGGGCCCTGAATCATtttgggaagaggaaagaaacgTAAAGCGAGGAGTTTTTACACTCAATCTCCAAAGCCACCCTTACCCAAGAGAGGTGAAGGTGGGCTTTTCTAATACACTAATTGAACCATAGCTTCTCAAAGTTGGCATGAGACTAGGAGGTAAAAAACATAATCCTAAAAAATCTATGAACATTTTAGGTTAGTTCCCTTTGCCACTGTTAAAAGATTAAGGGCCAAAATAAAACGCACACCTCATTCCTCATCCTACTAACATGAAAGGCCAGACACTGTAGGACAAAAGTTGGTGGAAAGCAAACATCATACACTGTGTTATCATTGTAGGTGACTGAAAGCCATAGAGATCCAGGCATAAAAGAAAATCCCCTTCTATTTTTAACATATTGATTTAAGTACAGTGGACAGCTTCTTAATGCAAAATATACCTAAGAAGGGAAAGGAAGTTGTTCATTGTGGGCCAATGTCAAGTTTGGTGCTAAATGTTTTAAGTCACTGTAAGCACCCTAACTGTTCTAAATATGAAGTCACTGGAGGTGTTTATCAATATTCACCTCTGAATATTAATAGTTGATTTACCTgagatacaaaaaacaaaatcatgtaAAAGGAAACAGCCTAAGGTTTGGCTGCAGCCAGCATGTTGGTCCCCGGGGAAAACACGATGGGTCGCTGACTGGCTGTTCCTATCTGCTAAGGCATCATGTTCATCCACATGTGTTCTAGTGTTGAAATGTTTTGTGCAAACACCACTTCTCTTCTCCAAAGACTCAAAGTGTTGCTACCAGGCTGCTTCCCAGAAATGAGCACACCACCACATTGATCAACTTTGCCTCCTTTTTATTCAGGAAGCATACGctaattctttttatacattttttttacattccagAAATAAGCGAAAATAGCAGTTTTAAATATGTTACAAAGTTGGCTTTGGGGGCTAAATAAGCTTTTCGAGAGAGAACCAGCCAACTGACCTTTTCATCAAAGCACCAATGTATCTTCAGTCTTTCACCAAGCTCTGCTACAGCTGTGGCCACCCTGGATGTGTTATACATCCAAGCCACATGAAAGCTGTAACGGAGAGTTGCTTTGAGTCTCTCTGCAAGGCACCAAGAACAGACAGTTCCAGCTTCCTTTCTTCAGACTGAATCAAAATTTTGGAAACTTTTCAATTGCTCTCTCAAGTAGTGCTCTCTCAGCGTGAAGACTAGAATTTGTTAAAACCCCTATCACAAGATACAGTAAATcacttccaatattctggaaaacACATGGAAGAGTTATAAATAAATGGACACTAAAATTACTTTAAGAAAGTTTTACATCATTTAGTTGGTAAGGACATTTACACATACAGCACAATTTACTGTTAAACATTCTATAACTGGCTTCACATAAAGATGAAAATAGATAATACAAAATGATCTGACATTTTCAGTTAAGTTGGAATTAAGACtctaggcaacccactccagtactcttgcctgggaaatcccatggacggaggagcctggtgggctgccgtctatggggtctcacagagtcggacacgactgacgcgacttagcagttTTATTGTAGTCAACATCAATTTTACATATTGTTGCAGATTGCTGTGCTATGCCCTTTAAAATGGGAATTTCTTTCTTGGAGTGAAATTCCATTTGGATATGTGTTCTTGCTTTGTACAAACCACTAAAATCTGAGGGACACAGCAATATCAAAGACATAAACAGTAACTGCACAATATTATCTGCTGGATTAAGCTAATACAAGTGGACAGTATTCTTCAAATTGCAATATCTAATAAAGCACTATATGAAATGAACAAGGTGAAACATCGTAAGAATGAATATACTCTGCAACCAGTACATGTAGCATCACTTCTTTAATTCACAAATCTGCCTCAGGCATCTGCACAATAAATTAGCAAGATCTCAATTTGCTTGAGGCATCACCAGCTCATAATGCCCTACTTGGCCTTCCTGTTTGAGCTGGTCAAGTAAGTCCTCCTTCCGTCTTTTTCTTCCTACCACCAGGTACCTGTCGTGGCCCACCCCATGAGACTTACTCTTAAGACCATACTTCTGGGCGATCTGATGTATTTGCTTCCTCTCATCATTAGTCAGCTCTGTAGAGAAAGTTAAATCCGTGTGGCTCTCGGAGCGGGCATAGTTTCTGATGATCTGTTCAATATCTCTCTTGGCAATTTTATTTACCCTCTCTACATCAAGGCCAAGCCCTTCCCGCTTATGCTGCTCTTTGACGGAGATTGGCTCCCGAATGCCCTCGCCAGATTTACCTAAACCACCACCTGTCCAACCCATCTTTCTCAGCAGCTGATTCCCAATGTTATCTTCTTTgatttgttgtttataagcctcCTCTGCTGAGCGGCCCTGAATTTCATTTCTGGAAATCACATCTTCAATAGCTCCTTTCTTCAAGTTGTTAATAACAGTCGGTTGGGTCTTTTTGAGGGTTTTCACAGCTTCCCCCGCAGCTTCATATTTGACAGTTTTCTTCACTCCAACTGCTTCTGCAATTACTTCACTCTCGAGAATCACCTTGCATTTCCATCGGAGGCCTGTCATTCTTTCATAGACGTATTCAACTGTCATTCGGTTAAACTGAGCTGTGTCATTCAGTGTGCACACAGGATTGGAAGAATTCTCATAAACTACAAGATCCTTTATGTCTTTCTTCTTTCCAGATCCCCTGGGTGAAGAGCCTGCTTGGCATTGTGAACTTTTGACAGATGGATAAGTGGGCTGTGTTTTTTGAAGGATTTTCAAAGCCTCATCAGCAGCTGCatgtttacttgtttttttgGTTCCATAACCTTCAGCTAAGCAGTGATCTTGCAAAAACACTCGACAACGCCATGTACGATTTGGCATCATCTCATATTTGTATTCAACAGACATTTTGTTGTATGAGGCAGAATTGTTAAGGATACCAATTGCATCGTTTGCATTTTCTGTAAGGATAAAATTGGTCCAGTGTTTGGCGGAAGCATTAAAAATCGGCTGCCCAGAAGCATCTTTAGCCAGCACCACCAGCTCTTCTGGTGGTTTCAGAGCTGGAGGAAAGTCATATGAAGGCATGCCAATCTGACACACCACAAGGTCCTCTCCAAATGTGTGCTTGAATTTCCGTCGGATAACCCTAACTTCAATACGTTTCTGCAAGAGTTTTACAGCTAGCTCAGTAGCTCGATCCCTGGACCCATTCTTGCTGCCAGCATAGCCTGTAGTTAAGTAGATGTTCTGGCATCTAACTTCACAGGCATAACCATCTGttagaagttttttatttttggggatGTCAGCAGGAGGGATTTCTTTTAAAGGAGCGTATATATATTCAGGATTTGTCTTACATGCCTGAATACAACGAGTTAACATATAGGTGTAATTAATTTTATCAGATCCAGAAGTCATCTCTGGATTAGAAAGGTTCTTCCAGATAGTTGCTgttaatttttcaataaaatactgCTTCTCAGCTACCACTGACTCAGGAAATGTCTGTGATGGTGAAGGCTCAGGAGGTGACTGAGAGTCTGCCTGCTGTGATGTGCTGCTGGGGGCAGGGTTCCCACTGTCAAAATACATGTTGGCTGTGACAGGCTTGTCTTTTGTGAAAATAAATCCTGATGAATCACAATACTGAGAGTTCCCATCTTGTATACTGAAAGAGTCTTGAGTATAATCTTGGTAGATGTCTCTTGGCATGTTAGCAAAATGTGtttgttcatttctctcttttgcttGAGGGCCATAAGGATCTTCCTGTCTTTCGTCTTTTGAACTACTAGCTACAAAATGTACAGGCTCAAAACGAGGTCTCACATGGAATTTGGAACCGGCTTGCTTTTTAGGAGGATTTTGACCTATAGAATGAGTGAAATTTACAATTCATTAAAAAGGGATATTTCAAAAGAACCAAGCAGGAAAACAGTACCAACCACTTTTTTTTGCAAGCTGAACTGCTGGTAAAAGTTATGTCCCATCACAAAAACTTCAGCTCATTTAGGTGAAGGGACTCAAATATCAATGTAAGATTCCAGCATAAGGAGAGATGCTCCCTGTCCTTCCACGTGTAAGGGAGGAGACTTGACAGAAAATATGCCATTGACTCAACTATGCAGGTCACCACCATGCACGACGGGTAGATGCTTCTGCATCTAATGAGTTAAAGCACAGGTGAAGTGTACTGAGTAAGAGGATGTTCCACTATGATCTCATACCACCTGTGCTGAAAAGCTCCTTCTTAAGGACTGCAAATGGAACAGATGGCTCTAATGCAACAGAGATGATGACCAGAGGCGTTTACAAAGCCTCTCTTTTGTACCAGAAGTGACCGACTCTGTGATGGTGCTTTACATAGTTgcgactaaaaaaaaaatcaaataaaaaatatttgtcaaaagaTCCCAAAGATTTTCAACTTCAAAATTTTAGTTCTGACTTATTCTGCACAAAAAGATGtttgctatattttatttctagaacAAACTTTAGCTGGAAACTAATGATTTATAGAGGATATCAAATTTAAAGCTATGGAAGAACTCTGCTGAGGCTATACCAGACACTAGAGCTTTCTCCCTATAACACTGTTTAGTAGAAAATTGGTCTACCACAGACCCATCCAGGAGGATTTAGTTACTTAGGTGCTTAAGGGAGGTTCCATGGCATGGAAGCATTACCCTTCAAGGACAGCATTATAGCATGAATTCAGTATTCTTAGCTTTCAGTTCTATTTagcatcctcaaaaaaaaaaaaaaaatgtacaaactgAAAGTTAAAACTTTTACAGTGTGTAAGATCTGATGTTAccaatgttatttaaaatcatATACCACACTCATATCATTAAAAAAGAAGCTACACTGTTTCTTCAAATCCCACCTTCCGGAAACAGTATACTCACCATCACATGTTGACAGGTGACGTTTTTGACCTTTGGAGGCCTTGGATAGCATCAGATCATATGAAGGCATCTCCCCAATATCAATACCTTCAGCCATTTGGAGAATTTTTTCCATCAAGCGTGGGCTGTACCTATTTAAACGAATATAATCTACAGTTAAAACAGCAAgaatgcagtttt
This genomic window contains:
- the UBE2A gene encoding ubiquitin-conjugating enzyme E2 A, whose amino-acid sequence is MSTPARRRLMRDFKRLQEDPPAGVSGAPSENNIMVWNAVIFGPEGTPFEDGTFKLTIEFTEEYPNKPPTVRFVSKMFHPNVYADGSICLDILQNRWSPTYDVSSILTSIQSLLDEPNPNSPANSQAAQLYQENKREYEKRVSAIVEQSWRDC
- the NKRF gene encoding NF-kappa-B-repressing factor isoform X1 — protein: MAGGRLLLGGDFLSPPPLPPLPPPPPPPLPPPPPEPVLEQWRYSHESDWQWALRRSFICRHLHSYPGAALDQLLALSAAWTNHVFLGCRYRRKGRGNKESWKLGTKCNLPLEAGFMSAVIFRYSPRLMEKILQMAEGIDIGEMPSYDLMLSKASKGQKRHLSTCDGQNPPKKQAGSKFHVRPRFEPVHFVASSSKDERQEDPYGPQAKERNEQTHFANMPRDIYQDYTQDSFSIQDGNSQYCDSSGFIFTKDKPVTANMYFDSGNPAPSSTSQQADSQSPPEPSPSQTFPESVVAEKQYFIEKLTATIWKNLSNPEMTSGSDKINYTYMLTRCIQACKTNPEYIYAPLKEIPPADIPKNKKLLTDGYACEVRCQNIYLTTGYAGSKNGSRDRATELAVKLLQKRIEVRVIRRKFKHTFGEDLVVCQIGMPSYDFPPALKPPEELVVLAKDASGQPIFNASAKHWTNFILTENANDAIGILNNSASYNKMSVEYKYEMMPNRTWRCRVFLQDHCLAEGYGTKKTSKHAAADEALKILQKTQPTYPSVKSSQCQAGSSPRGSGKKKDIKDLVVYENSSNPVCTLNDTAQFNRMTVEYVYERMTGLRWKCKVILESEVIAEAVGVKKTVKYEAAGEAVKTLKKTQPTVINNLKKGAIEDVISRNEIQGRSAEEAYKQQIKEDNIGNQLLRKMGWTGGGLGKSGEGIREPISVKEQHKREGLGLDVERVNKIAKRDIEQIIRNYARSESHTDLTFSTELTNDERKQIHQIAQKYGLKSKSHGVGHDRYLVVGRKRRKEDLLDQLKQEGQVGHYELVMPQAN
- the NKRF gene encoding NF-kappa-B-repressing factor isoform X2, translated to MAGGRLLLGGDFLSPPPLPPLPPPPPPPLPPPPPEPVLEQWRYSHESDWQWALRRSFICRHLHSYPGAALDQLLALSAAWTNHVFLGCRYSPRLMEKILQMAEGIDIGEMPSYDLMLSKASKGQKRHLSTCDGQNPPKKQAGSKFHVRPRFEPVHFVASSSKDERQEDPYGPQAKERNEQTHFANMPRDIYQDYTQDSFSIQDGNSQYCDSSGFIFTKDKPVTANMYFDSGNPAPSSTSQQADSQSPPEPSPSQTFPESVVAEKQYFIEKLTATIWKNLSNPEMTSGSDKINYTYMLTRCIQACKTNPEYIYAPLKEIPPADIPKNKKLLTDGYACEVRCQNIYLTTGYAGSKNGSRDRATELAVKLLQKRIEVRVIRRKFKHTFGEDLVVCQIGMPSYDFPPALKPPEELVVLAKDASGQPIFNASAKHWTNFILTENANDAIGILNNSASYNKMSVEYKYEMMPNRTWRCRVFLQDHCLAEGYGTKKTSKHAAADEALKILQKTQPTYPSVKSSQCQAGSSPRGSGKKKDIKDLVVYENSSNPVCTLNDTAQFNRMTVEYVYERMTGLRWKCKVILESEVIAEAVGVKKTVKYEAAGEAVKTLKKTQPTVINNLKKGAIEDVISRNEIQGRSAEEAYKQQIKEDNIGNQLLRKMGWTGGGLGKSGEGIREPISVKEQHKREGLGLDVERVNKIAKRDIEQIIRNYARSESHTDLTFSTELTNDERKQIHQIAQKYGLKSKSHGVGHDRYLVVGRKRRKEDLLDQLKQEGQVGHYELVMPQAN